The following are encoded together in the Pseudomonas sediminis genome:
- a CDS encoding methyl-accepting chemotaxis protein: MAGAVEEFSATSQNIADNMRSTERMASANAQQTRIGRASMDQASEALVQIAEALEQTSTVINGLGQRSQEIGGIVSVITAIADQTNLLALNAAIEAARAGEQGRGFAVVADEVRNLAGRTREATNEISTMIGSIQSETSSAIATMEQGRQLMQDGLERNAKVASALAQISEQSEAAGEQFAAITTATSEQSSTATVLSSNLQSIAQANGEQREVVANLADTARELDRLAAQLRQEVERFR, encoded by the coding sequence ATGGCCGGCGCGGTGGAGGAGTTCAGCGCCACTTCGCAGAATATCGCCGACAATATGCGCAGTACCGAGCGTATGGCCAGTGCCAACGCCCAACAGACCCGTATCGGTCGTGCCTCGATGGATCAGGCCTCCGAGGCACTGGTGCAGATTGCCGAGGCGCTGGAGCAGACCTCCACGGTGATCAACGGCCTCGGCCAGCGCTCACAGGAAATTGGCGGTATCGTCAGCGTGATCACCGCAATTGCTGACCAGACCAACCTGCTGGCGCTCAACGCCGCCATCGAGGCTGCACGTGCCGGCGAGCAGGGTCGTGGTTTTGCCGTGGTCGCCGACGAGGTGCGCAACCTGGCCGGGCGTACCCGCGAGGCGACCAACGAGATTTCCACCATGATTGGCAGCATCCAGAGCGAGACCAGCAGCGCCATCGCCACCATGGAGCAGGGCCGGCAACTGATGCAGGACGGTCTTGAGCGCAACGCCAAGGTGGCTTCAGCGCTGGCACAGATCAGCGAGCAGAGCGAGGCGGCGGGCGAGCAGTTCGCTGCCATCACCACCGCCACCAGCGAGCAGAGCAGCACTGCGACCGTGCTTAGCTCCAATCTGCAGAGTATCGCCCAGGCCAACGGCGAGCAGCGTGAAGTGGTGGCCAACCTGGCCGATACCGCGCGCGAGCTGGATCGCCTGGCCGCTCAGCTGCGTCAGGAGGTCGAGCGCTTTCGCTGA
- a CDS encoding YifB family Mg chelatase-like AAA ATPase: MSLAIVHSRAQVGVEAPAVTVEAHLANGLPSLTLVGLPETAVKESKDRVRSAILNAAFEFPSKRITLNLAPADLPKDGGRFDLAIALGILAASGQVPAQSLDEYECLGELALSGAVRPVQGVLPAALAARAAGRTLLVPQANAEEASLASGLKVIAVEHLLQIAAHLNGSDPLELYAAQGLLRQSLPYPDLAEVQGQLAAKRALLVAAAGSHNLLLSGPPGTGKTLLASRLPGLLPTLDENEALQVAAIHSVASHTPLQHWPQRPFRTPHHSASGPALVGGGSRPQPGEITLAHMGILFLDELPEFDRKVLEVLREPLESGHIVIARARDKVRFPARFQLVAAMNPCPCGYLGDPSNRCRCTPEQIQRYRAKLSGPLLDRIDLHLTVARETTALNAPPQDGESTAQAAAKVAQARERQLQRQGVANAFLDLPGLRQHCALSDADRQWLENACERLGLSLRAAHRVLKVARTLADLASEQQISRAHLAEALQYRPAAG, translated from the coding sequence ATGTCCCTGGCCATCGTTCACAGCCGCGCCCAGGTCGGTGTAGAAGCACCGGCCGTCACCGTCGAGGCGCACCTGGCCAACGGCCTGCCCTCTCTGACCCTGGTGGGTCTGCCGGAAACCGCAGTCAAGGAGAGCAAGGATCGCGTACGCAGCGCCATCCTCAATGCTGCCTTCGAGTTTCCCAGCAAACGCATCACCTTGAATCTTGCGCCTGCAGATCTGCCAAAAGACGGTGGTCGCTTCGACCTCGCCATCGCCTTGGGGATTCTCGCGGCCAGCGGCCAGGTACCAGCTCAATCGCTGGATGAATACGAATGCCTGGGCGAGCTGGCGCTATCAGGCGCGGTGCGTCCCGTGCAAGGCGTATTGCCGGCTGCCCTGGCCGCACGCGCAGCCGGACGCACCCTCTTGGTGCCGCAGGCCAATGCCGAAGAGGCCAGCCTGGCCTCGGGGTTGAAGGTAATCGCCGTCGAGCACTTGCTGCAGATCGCTGCGCACCTGAACGGCAGCGACCCTCTCGAACTCTACGCGGCCCAGGGCCTGCTCAGGCAGAGCCTGCCCTATCCGGACCTGGCCGAAGTGCAGGGCCAGTTGGCCGCCAAACGGGCGTTACTGGTAGCGGCCGCCGGCTCGCACAATCTGCTGCTCAGCGGCCCACCCGGCACAGGCAAAACCCTGCTGGCCAGCCGCCTGCCAGGCCTGCTACCTACGCTTGACGAAAACGAGGCGCTGCAGGTAGCCGCGATCCATTCGGTGGCCAGCCATACGCCTCTGCAGCACTGGCCGCAGCGACCCTTTCGCACCCCGCACCACAGCGCCTCCGGCCCGGCATTGGTGGGTGGCGGCAGTCGCCCGCAGCCTGGCGAAATAACCTTGGCCCATATGGGCATCCTGTTCCTCGATGAGCTACCGGAATTCGACAGGAAAGTGCTGGAAGTGCTGCGCGAACCACTGGAAAGCGGCCACATCGTCATCGCCCGAGCCCGCGACAAGGTGCGCTTTCCCGCTCGTTTTCAGCTCGTTGCCGCCATGAACCCCTGCCCTTGCGGCTACCTCGGCGACCCGAGCAATCGCTGTCGCTGTACCCCGGAGCAGATCCAGCGCTACCGCGCCAAGTTGTCGGGCCCGCTCCTTGATCGCATCGACCTGCACCTGACGGTCGCCCGCGAAACCACAGCCCTGAATGCACCACCGCAGGATGGCGAAAGCACTGCGCAGGCAGCAGCCAAGGTGGCGCAGGCACGTGAGCGCCAATTGCAACGCCAGGGCGTGGCCAACGCCTTTCTCGACCTACCCGGTCTGCGCCAACACTGCGCATTGAGCGACGCGGATCGCCAGTGGCTGGAAAACGCCTGCGAACGTCTCGGGCTGTCCCTGCGCGCGGCCCATCGCGTACTCAAGGTCGCGCGCACTCTGGCCGACCTGGCGAGCGAGCAGCAGATCAGCCGCGCCCACCTGGCTGAAGCGCTGCAGTACAGACCGGCAGCGGGGTGA
- a CDS encoding accessory factor UbiK family protein: MLPPKALLDTLSSHASRLFSGDSPLPRAELEAQFKALLQSGFSKLDLVSREEFDSQMVVLARTRARLEALEAKVAELEAKLTAVD, from the coding sequence ATGCTCCCGCCCAAAGCTTTGCTCGACACCCTCAGTAGCCACGCCTCGCGCTTGTTCAGTGGCGACAGCCCACTGCCGCGCGCCGAACTGGAGGCGCAGTTCAAGGCCCTGCTGCAGAGCGGCTTCAGCAAGCTCGATCTGGTCAGCCGGGAAGAGTTCGACAGCCAGATGGTGGTTCTCGCCCGCACCCGCGCTCGCCTTGAAGCGTTGGAAGCCAAGGTCGCGGAACTGGAAGCCAAGCTCACCGCCGTAGACTGA
- the glnK gene encoding P-II family nitrogen regulator: protein MKLVTAIIKPFKLDDVRESLSEIGVQGITVTEVKGFGRQKGHTELYRGAEYVVDFLPKVKIDVAIADDQLDRVIEAITKAANTGKIGDGKIFVVNLEQAIRIRTGETDTDAI from the coding sequence ATGAAGCTAGTCACTGCCATCATCAAGCCGTTCAAGCTCGACGACGTGCGCGAGTCGCTGTCGGAGATCGGCGTGCAGGGCATTACCGTCACCGAGGTCAAGGGCTTCGGCCGTCAGAAAGGCCATACCGAGTTGTATCGCGGTGCCGAGTACGTGGTCGACTTCCTGCCCAAGGTGAAGATCGACGTGGCCATTGCTGACGATCAGCTGGATCGTGTGATCGAGGCCATCACCAAGGCTGCCAACACCGGCAAGATCGGCGACGGCAAAATTTTCGTAGTCAACCTGGAACAGGCGATTCGTATCCGTACCGGCGAAACCGATACCGACGCGATTTAA
- a CDS encoding ammonium transporter, producing MDNTALTALQYGFDTFYFLICGALVMWMAAGFAMLESGLVRAKNTTEILTKNVALYAVASVMYLVIGYHIMYSSPEGGILPSLGFLIGDENSVESVLAGGDDAPYYSARSDFFFQVVFAATCMSIVSGAVAERMKLWAFLAFAVVMTGFIYPVQGFWKWGSGFLNEAGFLDFAGSGVVHMAGASAALAGVLLLGARKGKYGANGQVNAIPGANLPLATLGTFILWMGWFGFNGGSQLKMSTIEDANAVAQVFTNTNMAAAGGLIAALIVARILFGKADLTMALNGALAGLVAITAEPLTPSALQATLIGGVGGVLVVFAILGLDKVKIDDPVGAISVHGVVGIWGLLAVCLTNSDASLGAQLLGIGSIFAWVFIASLIVWSIIKAVIGLRVSEEEEYEGVDIAECGMEAYPEFTGKK from the coding sequence ATGGATAACACAGCATTGACTGCATTGCAGTACGGCTTCGATACCTTCTACTTTCTGATCTGTGGTGCCCTGGTGATGTGGATGGCAGCGGGTTTTGCCATGCTCGAATCCGGCTTGGTGCGTGCCAAGAACACCACCGAAATCCTGACCAAGAACGTGGCCCTGTATGCTGTTGCCAGCGTCATGTACCTGGTCATCGGCTACCACATCATGTATTCCAGCCCGGAAGGCGGCATCCTGCCGAGCCTGGGCTTCCTGATCGGTGACGAGAACAGCGTCGAGTCCGTTCTGGCCGGTGGCGACGATGCGCCCTACTACTCGGCGCGTTCGGACTTCTTCTTCCAGGTGGTGTTCGCCGCGACCTGCATGTCGATCGTGTCCGGTGCCGTGGCTGAGCGCATGAAGCTGTGGGCCTTCCTGGCTTTCGCCGTGGTCATGACCGGCTTCATCTACCCGGTTCAGGGCTTCTGGAAATGGGGTTCGGGCTTCCTTAACGAAGCCGGCTTCCTCGACTTTGCCGGTTCGGGTGTCGTGCACATGGCGGGTGCCTCTGCCGCTCTGGCTGGTGTGCTGCTGCTCGGTGCGCGTAAGGGCAAGTACGGTGCCAATGGCCAGGTCAACGCCATTCCGGGTGCCAACCTGCCGCTGGCTACCCTCGGTACCTTCATCCTGTGGATGGGCTGGTTCGGCTTCAACGGTGGCTCGCAGCTGAAGATGAGCACCATCGAAGACGCCAACGCTGTTGCCCAGGTGTTCACCAACACCAACATGGCCGCTGCTGGTGGCCTGATCGCGGCGCTGATCGTAGCCCGCATCCTGTTCGGCAAGGCTGACCTGACCATGGCCCTCAACGGTGCTCTGGCTGGTCTGGTGGCCATCACCGCCGAGCCGCTGACCCCGAGCGCCCTGCAGGCTACCCTGATTGGTGGCGTCGGCGGTGTGCTGGTGGTGTTCGCGATCCTGGGGCTGGACAAAGTCAAGATCGACGATCCGGTTGGTGCCATCTCCGTACACGGTGTGGTGGGTATCTGGGGTCTGCTGGCTGTCTGCCTGACCAACAGCGATGCATCGCTGGGCGCTCAGTTGCTGGGCATCGGTAGCATCTTCGCCTGGGTGTTCATCGCCAGCCTGATCGTGTGGAGCATCATCAAGGCTGTGATCGGTCTGCGCGTCAGCGAAGAAGAGGAATACGAGGGTGTGGACATCGCCGAATGCGGCATGGAAGCCTACCCGGAGTTCACCGGCAAGAAGTAA
- a CDS encoding secondary thiamine-phosphate synthase enzyme YjbQ → MWQQRIISLRPRERGFHLVTEEVLSALPELAQVRVGLLHLWSQHTSASLTVNENADPAVRRDFERFFNRLVPQGESGYEHDYEGPDDLPAHFKGSLLGFQLQLPIQQGRLALGTWQGIYLGEHRDHGGARRVVATLHGEAI, encoded by the coding sequence ATGTGGCAGCAACGTATCATCAGCCTGCGCCCGCGTGAGCGCGGTTTTCATCTGGTGACCGAAGAAGTGCTGAGTGCACTGCCGGAACTGGCGCAGGTGCGTGTCGGTCTGTTGCACCTGTGGTCGCAGCACACCTCGGCATCGCTGACGGTCAACGAGAACGCCGATCCTGCGGTTCGCCGCGATTTCGAGCGTTTCTTCAACCGCCTGGTGCCGCAGGGTGAGTCGGGCTACGAGCACGATTACGAAGGGCCGGATGATCTGCCGGCGCACTTCAAGGGCAGTTTGCTGGGCTTTCAGCTACAGCTGCCGATACAGCAGGGGCGGCTGGCGCTTGGAACCTGGCAAGGGATCTACCTCGGTGAGCATCGCGATCATGGCGGTGCTCGGCGAGTGGTGGCGACCTTGCATGGCGAGGCTATTTGA
- the sutA gene encoding transcriptional regulator SutA: MSDEDLEQDDLDGADEDDGEGLAAADDGDSGDDEGDGAVVASGKKSKAKAVEVDEMPSIEAKQKERDALARAMEEFLSRGGKVQEVEPNVVADPPKKPDSKYGSRPI; encoded by the coding sequence ATGAGCGACGAAGACCTGGAACAAGACGATCTGGACGGGGCTGACGAGGACGATGGCGAGGGCCTGGCTGCTGCCGATGACGGCGACAGTGGCGACGATGAAGGCGATGGTGCAGTCGTAGCCAGCGGCAAGAAGAGCAAGGCCAAAGCCGTTGAAGTCGATGAGATGCCCAGCATCGAAGCCAAGCAGAAGGAGCGAGATGCCCTGGCCCGGGCCATGGAAGAGTTTCTCTCCCGTGGGGGCAAGGTGCAGGAGGTGGAGCCCAACGTGGTCGCCGACCCACCGAAGAAGCCCGACAGCAAATACGGCAGTCGTCCCATCTGA
- a CDS encoding HAD-IA family hydrolase, which translates to MSIELITFDLDDTLWDVTPVMQDAEAALRNWLALHAPRLGAVPVEHLWAVRSRLLEAEPMLKHRLSELRRRILFHALEDAGYPLSEAQGLAEAGFQVFLSARHQVQLFTEVHPTLESLAERFMLGVITNGNADVRRLGLSDYFQFTLCAEELGIGKPDPKPFREALSRAGDVAAERAVHIGDHPSDDIAGAQAAGMRAIWFNPQGRAWEGETTPDAQISSLAELPALLGSWTR; encoded by the coding sequence ATGAGCATTGAACTGATCACCTTCGACCTCGACGACACCCTGTGGGACGTTACCCCGGTGATGCAGGATGCCGAAGCCGCTCTGCGCAATTGGCTGGCACTGCATGCGCCACGCCTGGGCGCGGTGCCGGTCGAACATCTATGGGCCGTGCGCAGCCGCCTGCTGGAAGCCGAGCCGATGCTCAAGCATCGCCTCAGCGAACTGCGCCGGCGCATTCTGTTCCACGCCCTGGAAGACGCCGGCTACCCCCTGAGCGAGGCACAGGGGCTGGCCGAAGCGGGATTTCAGGTGTTTCTCAGCGCCCGCCATCAGGTGCAACTGTTCACCGAGGTACACCCGACACTGGAGTCCTTGGCCGAGCGCTTCATGCTCGGGGTGATCACCAATGGCAATGCCGACGTGCGTCGCCTGGGCCTGTCGGATTACTTCCAGTTCACCCTGTGCGCCGAAGAACTGGGCATCGGCAAGCCCGATCCAAAACCCTTCCGCGAAGCGCTCAGCCGCGCAGGTGACGTAGCGGCCGAACGCGCCGTGCATATTGGTGATCACCCCAGCGATGACATTGCCGGCGCTCAGGCAGCCGGCATGCGCGCGATCTGGTTCAACCCGCAGGGCCGAGCATGGGAAGGCGAGACCACACCAGACGCGCAAATCAGCAGCCTGGCAGAGTTGCCCGCGCTGCTGGGTAGCTGGACACGCTAG
- the xerC gene encoding tyrosine recombinase XerC has product MTLEAHLDAYIEHLRRERQVSAHTLDGYRRDLNKVRTFCEAEGLSDWAGLDTRNLRRLVARLHQQGLASRSLARLLSATRGLYQYLLREGLCRHDPATGLSPPKRERRLPRTLDADRSAQLLDGAVEDDFIARRDQAMLELFYSSGLRLSELVGLDLDGLDLPAGLVRVRGKGNKVRELPVGSLARQALEQWLPLRKLANPGDGAVFISQQGRRLGPRAVQLRVRQAGVRELGQHLHPHMLRHSFASHMLESSQDLRAVQELLGHADIATTQIYTHLDFQHLASVYDQAHPRAKRKGGSE; this is encoded by the coding sequence GTGACACTTGAAGCTCACCTCGACGCGTACATCGAACACCTGCGCCGCGAGCGCCAGGTGTCGGCGCATACCCTCGACGGCTATCGGCGCGACCTCAACAAGGTGCGGACATTCTGCGAAGCCGAAGGCCTGAGCGACTGGGCCGGACTGGACACACGTAACCTGCGCCGCCTGGTCGCCCGCCTGCATCAGCAGGGTCTGGCAAGCCGTAGCCTGGCGCGCCTGCTCTCGGCCACCCGCGGCCTCTATCAGTACCTGCTGCGTGAAGGCCTGTGTCGTCACGATCCAGCCACCGGCCTCAGCCCGCCAAAACGCGAACGCCGCTTGCCCCGCACCCTGGACGCCGACCGCAGCGCGCAACTGCTCGACGGCGCAGTCGAGGACGACTTCATCGCCCGCCGCGACCAGGCCATGCTCGAGCTGTTCTATTCCTCCGGCCTGCGCCTGTCCGAACTGGTCGGGCTCGATCTCGATGGCCTTGATCTACCCGCCGGCCTGGTGCGCGTGCGCGGTAAGGGTAACAAGGTACGCGAACTGCCAGTCGGCAGCCTGGCACGCCAGGCGCTGGAGCAGTGGCTGCCGCTGCGCAAACTGGCCAACCCTGGCGACGGCGCGGTATTCATCAGTCAACAAGGCCGCCGCCTCGGGCCGCGTGCAGTGCAGTTGCGGGTGCGCCAGGCCGGCGTACGCGAGCTGGGCCAGCACCTGCATCCGCATATGCTGCGGCACAGCTTCGCCAGCCATATGCTGGAGTCTTCGCAGGATCTGCGCGCCGTGCAAGAGCTGCTCGGCCACGCCGATATCGCCACCACGCAGATCTACACCCACCTGGATTTCCAGCACCTGGCCAGTGTCTATGACCAGGCCCATCCACGCGCCAAGCGCAAAGGCGGTTCCGAATGA
- a CDS encoding DUF484 family protein — protein sequence MTDQQDSPKPLDSETVAAYLRLHPEFFIDHEELIAELRIPHQPGNAVSLVERQVKLLRERNIEMRHRLGQLMDVARDNDRLFDKTRRLVLDLLDAGSLEEVVGVVEDSLRHEFQVPFVGLILFSDNKLPVGRSVSSAEAHQQVGGLLSGGKTICGVLRPHELEFLFGKEDAAQVGSAAVVSLTHQGLHGVLAIGSADPQHYKSSLGTLFLSYIAEVLARVVPGFSTPLRSVR from the coding sequence ATGACCGACCAGCAGGATTCGCCCAAACCGCTCGACTCGGAAACGGTCGCCGCCTATCTGCGCCTGCACCCGGAGTTCTTCATCGACCATGAAGAACTGATCGCCGAACTGCGCATTCCGCACCAGCCCGGCAATGCCGTGTCACTGGTCGAACGCCAGGTCAAGCTGCTGCGTGAGCGCAACATCGAGATGCGCCATCGTCTCGGTCAACTGATGGACGTGGCGCGCGACAATGATCGCCTGTTCGACAAGACCCGTCGCCTGGTACTCGACCTACTCGATGCCGGCAGCCTGGAAGAAGTGGTCGGCGTGGTCGAAGACAGCCTGCGCCACGAGTTTCAGGTGCCCTTCGTCGGTCTGATCCTGTTCAGCGACAACAAGCTGCCGGTCGGTCGCTCGGTCAGCTCGGCCGAAGCGCATCAACAGGTCGGCGGCCTGCTCAGCGGCGGCAAGACCATCTGCGGCGTGCTGCGCCCGCATGAGCTGGAGTTCCTCTTCGGCAAGGAAGACGCAGCGCAGGTTGGCTCGGCCGCCGTGGTCAGCCTCACCCACCAGGGCCTGCATGGCGTGCTGGCCATCGGCAGCGCCGACCCACAGCACTACAAAAGCTCGCTCGGCACCTTGTTCCTCAGCTATATCGCCGAAGTACTGGCACGCGTCGTACCCGGTTTCTCCACACCGCTGCGTTCGGTACGCTAG
- the dapF gene encoding diaminopimelate epimerase has translation MLLRFTKMHGLGNDFMVLDLISQHAHVQPKHAKQWGDRHIGVGFDQLLIVEPPSHPDVDFRYRIFNSDGSEVEQCGNGARCFARFVLDKRLTTKKVIRVETKSGIIELRVQNDGQVCVNMGAPRLQPEQVPFQAEQAALTYRVDVEGQSVELAALSMGNPHAVLRVDNVDSAPVHTLGPKLEHHPRFPQRVNVGFLQVLDRKHARLRVWERGAGETLACGTGACAAAVAAIRQGWMDSPVQLELPGGKLSIEWAGEGQPVMMTGPAARVYEGQVRL, from the coding sequence ATGCTATTGCGCTTTACCAAGATGCACGGCCTGGGCAATGACTTCATGGTCCTCGACCTGATCAGTCAGCATGCCCACGTGCAGCCCAAACATGCCAAGCAATGGGGCGACCGCCACATCGGTGTCGGTTTCGACCAACTGCTGATCGTCGAGCCGCCGAGCCACCCGGACGTCGACTTCCGCTATCGCATCTTCAACTCCGACGGCTCGGAAGTGGAGCAATGCGGCAATGGCGCGCGCTGCTTCGCCCGATTCGTGCTGGACAAACGCCTGACCACCAAGAAGGTCATTCGCGTCGAGACCAAGAGCGGCATCATCGAGCTGCGCGTGCAGAACGACGGCCAGGTCTGCGTCAACATGGGCGCACCGCGCTTGCAGCCGGAACAGGTGCCGTTCCAGGCAGAGCAGGCTGCACTGACCTATCGCGTCGACGTCGAGGGCCAGAGCGTCGAGCTCGCCGCGCTGTCGATGGGAAACCCGCATGCGGTTTTACGCGTCGACAATGTCGACAGCGCACCGGTGCACACGCTCGGGCCGAAGCTGGAACACCATCCGCGCTTCCCGCAGCGGGTCAATGTCGGCTTCCTGCAGGTGCTCGACCGCAAGCATGCACGCCTGCGCGTATGGGAGCGCGGCGCCGGGGAAACCCTGGCCTGCGGTACCGGCGCCTGCGCCGCTGCGGTCGCGGCGATTCGCCAGGGCTGGATGGATTCGCCCGTGCAACTGGAACTGCCGGGCGGCAAACTGTCCATCGAATGGGCAGGCGAAGGTCAGCCGGTTATGATGACCGGGCCCGCTGCCCGCGTATACGAAGGACAGGTTCGCCTATGA
- the lysA gene encoding diaminopimelate decarboxylase yields MEAFNYRDGELFAEGVALSALAQRFGTPTYVYSRAHIEGQYRAYADALAGMPHLVCFAVKANSNIGVLNVLARLGAGFDIVSSGELERVLAAGGEPSRIVFSGVGKSRDDMRRALEVGVHCFNVESSVELERLQKVAAELGVKAPVSLRVNPDVDAGTHPYISTGLKENKFGIDIEQAEAVYARAAELPNLDVIGVDCHIGSQLTTLEPFLDALDRLLLLVDKLAARGISIKHLDLGGGLGVQYRDEQPPLAGDYIAAVRKRLAGRDLSLVFEPGRFIVANAGVLLTQVEYLKHTEHKDFAIVDAAMNDLIRPALYQAWMDVSPVQPREGETRNYDLVGPICETGDFLAKDRQLALAEGDLLAVRSAGAYGFVMSSNYNTRGRAAEVLVDGEQAYEVRRRETVQELYAGESLLPA; encoded by the coding sequence ATGGAAGCCTTCAACTACCGCGACGGTGAGCTGTTCGCGGAAGGCGTCGCCTTGTCCGCGCTGGCCCAGCGCTTCGGCACGCCCACCTACGTCTACTCGCGCGCCCATATCGAGGGGCAGTACCGTGCCTATGCCGATGCTCTGGCCGGCATGCCACACCTGGTCTGCTTCGCGGTCAAGGCCAACTCCAACATCGGCGTATTGAACGTGCTGGCGCGCCTGGGCGCCGGCTTCGACATCGTCTCCAGCGGTGAGCTGGAGCGCGTACTGGCCGCCGGTGGCGAACCGAGCCGAATCGTGTTCTCCGGCGTCGGCAAAAGCCGCGACGACATGCGCCGCGCGCTGGAAGTTGGCGTGCACTGCTTCAACGTCGAATCCAGCGTCGAACTGGAGCGCCTGCAGAAGGTCGCTGCCGAACTGGGCGTCAAGGCGCCCGTCTCGCTGCGAGTCAACCCGGACGTGGACGCCGGCACCCACCCGTACATTTCCACCGGCCTCAAGGAAAACAAGTTCGGCATCGACATCGAGCAGGCTGAGGCGGTCTATGCCCGCGCGGCCGAGCTGCCGAACCTGGACGTGATCGGCGTCGACTGCCATATCGGCTCGCAGCTGACCACCCTTGAGCCCTTCCTCGACGCCCTGGATCGTCTGCTGCTGCTGGTCGACAAGCTGGCCGCGCGCGGCATCAGCATCAAGCATCTGGATCTGGGCGGTGGCCTCGGCGTGCAGTACCGCGACGAACAACCTCCGCTGGCGGGCGACTACATCGCCGCCGTGCGCAAGCGCCTGGCGGGCCGTGACCTGTCGCTGGTGTTCGAGCCGGGCCGCTTCATCGTCGCCAACGCCGGCGTGCTGCTGACTCAGGTCGAATACCTCAAGCACACCGAGCACAAGGACTTCGCCATCGTCGATGCGGCGATGAACGACCTGATCCGCCCCGCCCTGTATCAGGCGTGGATGGACGTGTCGCCGGTGCAGCCGCGTGAAGGTGAGACGCGCAACTACGACCTGGTCGGGCCGATCTGCGAGACTGGCGACTTCCTGGCCAAGGACCGTCAGTTGGCGCTGGCCGAAGGTGACCTGCTGGCCGTGCGCTCGGCGGGTGCCTATGGCTTCGTTATGAGCTCCAACTACAACACCCGCGGCCGCGCCGCCGAGGTGCTGGTGGATGGCGAGCAGGCTTACGAAGTACGTCGTCGCGAGACCGTCCAAGAGCTCTATGCCGGCGAAAGCCTGCTGCCGGCCTGA
- the lptM gene encoding LPS translocon maturation chaperone LptM has product MKRLTLALLAAVCLLAGCGQKGPLYLPGDDNAGNSRDRFEL; this is encoded by the coding sequence ATGAAGCGACTGACCCTCGCACTCCTCGCCGCCGTTTGCCTGCTGGCCGGCTGCGGTCAGAAAGGCCCGCTGTACCTGCCGGGCGACGACAACGCCGGTAACAGCCGAGACCGTTTCGAACTCTGA
- a CDS encoding AraC family transcriptional regulator, translated as MDNPAILAGSVSVAYLQGLIEHLQRQGVAPDALLAHAQLSPEVLSQRDQRIAASAYLTLLGEGVRLIGDQYLGLHLGESVRPGYYGVLGYLIMSCATLADALHRQARYASLVGNLGLVVLEDEPARPGCEPLVAHSWQPLLAQQQRQLSEETLAGWVSFGRWISGLDIAPTEVRFQHPAPADTSEHTRIFRCPVLFDQPDNALIFPKRLLAAPLNQADAQVRGMLDAYADRLLAELNRGNSVLDRARLELARQLPEQGPDLEAIAVALALSPRTLQRRLREGGLSFSQLVDETRQQLVLHYLRDPALELAEIAFLVGFGESGSLARAFRRWTGTSPGEYRRHLCA; from the coding sequence ATGGATAATCCCGCGATTCTGGCCGGTTCGGTCTCGGTCGCCTACCTGCAAGGCCTGATCGAGCACCTGCAGCGTCAGGGGGTAGCGCCCGACGCCTTGCTCGCCCATGCCCAGCTGAGCCCTGAAGTCCTCAGTCAGCGCGATCAGCGCATCGCTGCCAGTGCCTATCTGACATTGCTGGGCGAGGGCGTGCGTCTGATCGGCGATCAGTACCTGGGCCTGCATCTTGGGGAGTCGGTACGGCCGGGCTATTACGGCGTACTCGGCTACCTGATCATGAGTTGCGCGACCCTGGCTGACGCGCTGCACCGTCAGGCGCGCTACGCTTCGCTGGTTGGCAACCTGGGCCTGGTAGTGCTCGAAGACGAGCCCGCCCGGCCTGGTTGCGAACCGTTGGTTGCCCATAGCTGGCAGCCCTTGCTGGCGCAGCAGCAGCGTCAGCTGAGCGAGGAGACCCTGGCCGGCTGGGTGAGCTTCGGGCGCTGGATCAGTGGTCTGGACATCGCGCCGACCGAAGTGCGCTTCCAGCATCCGGCGCCAGCGGATACCTCGGAGCACACGCGCATCTTTCGCTGCCCGGTGCTGTTCGATCAGCCCGATAATGCCCTGATCTTTCCCAAGCGCTTGCTCGCGGCGCCGCTGAACCAGGCCGACGCGCAGGTGCGTGGCATGCTCGATGCCTATGCCGATCGGCTGTTGGCCGAACTCAACCGGGGCAACAGCGTGCTCGATCGCGCGCGCCTGGAGCTGGCGCGCCAGTTGCCGGAGCAGGGGCCGGACCTGGAAGCCATCGCTGTCGCCCTGGCGTTGAGCCCGCGAACCTTGCAGCGACGTTTGCGTGAGGGTGGGCTGTCGTTCAGCCAACTGGTCGACGAGACACGTCAGCAGCTGGTGCTGCATTACCTGCGTGACCCGGCTCTGGAGCTGGCGGAAATCGCCTTTCTGGTCGGTTTCGGTGAGTCCGGTTCTCTGGCACGTGCATTTCGTCGCTGGACGGGAACGAGTCCGGGCGAGTACCGTCGCCACCTTTGCGCCTAG